The genome window GCCGCCAGTCGTTACTCTTTGTACATTGCCCAAAGTATCGCGGTGACCGACTGTGCCGTCCAAGACATAGGTCAAGATCTCGAAGCCGGAATGCGGATGCAATGGAATTTCGAATGTATTCAATGATTTCGCCCAAGCCCAGTAAAAGAGGGGACCTACCCGGGTTACAACCGATCCTTCACGGGGAAAGCCAATCGGTTTATTTTCCACGATTTCACCGTCGCCAAAATGCCCTTTTGCTTGTTCATCTCGTGTATAGACGCGGATATCCATGTTTTCTGCCTCCTTTAGTCAAGTCATTGGCGCCCCAGCGAGAAGAGGGGGATTAAAGCAGAACGTATGCGCCAGGTCCGATCAAAGCGACACCGATGGCTACTGCAATCAGAGCCAGGTTGTATTCATAACCGTTTTGCGTTACCCAATATCCATTTTGACCGTGGACCTTTACAATCGCAACCAGCATGGTGAAAGCAATCAAAATCGCTCCAATCCAAGTGCCGACACCAGCAGCGAACAACAGACCGCCTACGAGCTCACCCAAACCTGCGAGCAGTGCCATCATGACGCCAGGTTTGACCCCGATGGAATCCAACCAACCGCCCGTTCCTTTCAAGCCATAACCGCCGAACCAGCCAAACAGTTTTTGTGTACCGTGAGCAGCGAACGTCAGACCAACAACCAAACGAATAATGAGCAAACCGAGATCCATCATTTTCAATCACTCCTAAATTAGTTTGAATTATAGTATTTTAAATTTGAGATATTGTGGCTGTAGAAAGCCTCAAAGCGAGGCTTTCTTTCCATGGCAAAGCATTCTTAGAATGTTTCAGCCAGTTTCGCAGCTTTTGTAACGCCTTCAGAAACGATTGCTTCTGCTTTGTCAGGGAATTGGTTGTGGCCTTCTACGATCACCTCAGTGATGTTGGAAACGCCCCAGAATCCGAGCAAGGTGCGAACGTATTTGTTAGCCATTTCAATTGCAGCCATAGGGCCTTCGGAGTAAACGCCACCACGTGCGCTC of Brevibacillus choshinensis contains these proteins:
- a CDS encoding DoxX family protein, with product MMDLGLLIIRLVVGLTFAAHGTQKLFGWFGGYGLKGTGGWLDSIGVKPGVMMALLAGLGELVGGLLFAAGVGTWIGAILIAFTMLVAIVKVHGQNGYWVTQNGYEYNLALIAVAIGVALIGPGAYVLL